From one Nocardioides sp. Kera G14 genomic stretch:
- the nuoF gene encoding NADH-quinone oxidoreductase subunit NuoF, whose translation MSALTPVLTADWATERSWTLPVYASRGGYAALDKAFAMQPEDVVQLVKDSGLRGRGGAGFPTGMKWGFLPQLDPDNPKPRYLVVNADESEPGTCKDIPMMMATPHTLVEGVILSSYAIRANHAFIYVRGEVLHVIRRLQAAVQEAYTAGHLGHDIHGSGYDLDLVVHAGAGAYICGEETALLDSLEGFRGQPRLRPPFPAVAGLYASPTVINNAESIASVPGIVRNGAAWFTSMGTEKSAGHGIFSLSGHVTRPGQYEAGLGITLRELLEYAGGVRAGHELKFWTPGGSSTPIFTAEHLDVPLDFESVGAAGSMLGTRALQIFDETTCVVRAVLRWSEFYKHESCGKCTPCREGTYWLVQVLARLERGEGSEADLELLLDQCDNIAGRSFCALGDGATSPVVSSITYFRQEYIDHFTHGGCPFDPVASTLFASEASGRSNTELGSLA comes from the coding sequence ATGAGCGCGCTGACCCCTGTCCTGACTGCCGACTGGGCGACCGAGCGGTCGTGGACGCTGCCGGTCTACGCGAGCCGGGGTGGCTATGCGGCGCTGGACAAGGCGTTCGCGATGCAGCCCGAGGACGTCGTCCAGCTGGTCAAGGACTCCGGCCTGCGCGGCCGTGGGGGAGCGGGCTTCCCGACGGGGATGAAGTGGGGCTTCCTACCGCAGCTCGACCCGGACAACCCCAAGCCGCGCTATCTCGTGGTCAACGCCGACGAGTCCGAGCCGGGCACCTGCAAGGACATCCCGATGATGATGGCGACGCCGCACACGCTCGTCGAGGGCGTCATCCTGTCGTCGTACGCCATCCGTGCCAACCACGCCTTCATCTACGTCCGCGGTGAGGTGCTCCACGTCATCCGCCGGCTCCAGGCCGCCGTGCAGGAGGCGTACACCGCCGGCCACCTCGGTCACGACATCCACGGCTCCGGCTACGACCTGGACCTGGTGGTCCACGCCGGTGCGGGCGCCTACATCTGCGGTGAGGAGACGGCGCTGCTCGACTCGCTCGAGGGTTTCCGTGGCCAGCCGCGCCTGCGGCCGCCGTTCCCCGCGGTGGCCGGCCTCTACGCCAGCCCGACCGTGATCAACAACGCCGAGTCGATCGCGTCGGTGCCCGGCATCGTGCGCAACGGCGCGGCGTGGTTCACCTCGATGGGCACCGAGAAGTCAGCAGGGCATGGGATCTTCTCGCTCTCCGGGCACGTCACGCGACCGGGGCAGTACGAGGCAGGGCTGGGCATCACCCTGCGCGAGCTGCTCGAGTACGCCGGTGGCGTGCGTGCGGGCCACGAGCTGAAGTTCTGGACTCCGGGGGGTTCCTCGACGCCGATCTTCACCGCCGAGCACCTCGACGTACCCCTCGACTTCGAGTCCGTCGGCGCGGCCGGGTCGATGCTCGGCACGCGAGCGCTGCAGATCTTCGACGAGACCACGTGCGTCGTGCGGGCGGTGCTGCGCTGGAGCGAGTTCTACAAGCACGAGTCGTGCGGCAAGTGCACGCCCTGTCGCGAGGGCACCTACTGGCTCGTCCAGGTGCTCGCCCGCCTCGAGCGGGGTGAGGGCAGCGAGGCCGACCTCGAGTTGCTCCTCGACCAGTGCGACAACATCGCCGGTCGTTCCTTCTGCGCACTCGGCGACGGCGCGACGAGTCCGGTGGTCAGCTCGATCACGTACTTCCGCCAGGAGTACATCGACCACTTCACCCACGGCGGCTGTCCCTTCGACCCGGTGGCTTCCACCCTGTTCGCGAGCGAAGCGAGCGGACGATCCAACACAGAGCTCGGGAGCCTGGCATGA
- the nuoK gene encoding NADH-quinone oxidoreductase subunit NuoK, producing the protein MSQYVVLSTILFGIGALGVLIRRDAIVVFMCIELMLNASNLALVAFSHQHGTLDGQVMAFFVMVVAAAEVVIGLAIIMTINRTRRTISVDAPSLLKG; encoded by the coding sequence ATGAGCCAGTACGTCGTCCTCTCCACGATCCTCTTCGGCATCGGTGCCCTCGGCGTGCTGATCAGGCGTGACGCCATCGTGGTCTTCATGTGCATCGAGCTGATGCTCAACGCCTCGAACCTTGCGCTCGTCGCGTTCAGCCACCAGCACGGCACGCTCGACGGGCAGGTGATGGCCTTCTTCGTGATGGTCGTCGCGGCTGCCGAGGTCGTCATCGGCCTGGCGATCATCATGACCATCAACCGCACGCGCCGGACCATCTCGGTCGACGCCCCGAGCCTGCTCAAGGGCTGA
- the nuoG gene encoding NADH-quinone oxidoreductase subunit NuoG produces MTTAPVTTVTLTIDGRQVTVPEGTLLIRAAEQLGIEIPRFCDHALLAPAGACRQCLVNISDAGNGRGFPKPQASCTIPVADGMVVETVDPVSTKARAGVMEFLLINHPLDCPVCDKGGECPLQNQAMSAGGVESRFAVSGGVKRTYPKPIPLSPNILLDRERCVLCQRCTRFAEEIPGDPGIALVERGARQQIGIADGVPFSSYFSGNVIQICPVGALTSTEYRFRGRPFDLVSIHGVGEHDACGAAIRTDVRRGKVLRRQADEDTLVNEEWISDKDRFAFRYLDDRITTPLVRDAHTGELREAAWTEAFALAAQGLSGRTAGLLPGGRLTLEDARAWADFARTLGADVDFRSRPVSDEETSFLREHVVGRGLEVTYNDLTTAPVVVLAGLEPEDEAGTIFLWLRKAVTLGHTKVITIAPFTSPGSAKLQAELIRTKPGDEAAALAALEIPDGAIVLAGERLAQSPGALTALTALTQTARWAWVPRRAGDRGAVEAGLLPADGGRNTDAILAAAASGEIEALIVGGVQLRDLADPAVARASIEKAGFVISLEQRLSEVSELADVVFPVAPVTEKSGTFLNWEGRARSFDAALNTHALSDARVLDGIAHELGVGSEDPARPRVGTSAGPASAGAADVGRHGFPGAGGVLADEVQARGRFHLATWKLMLDNGIMQRGDKDLAATARSAVARLSAASAARLGASVTITGDRGAITLPAEVADLDDDVVWVPANSFGNGVLADLASPGSTVEVTA; encoded by the coding sequence ATGACGACCGCACCCGTCACCACTGTCACCCTCACCATCGACGGCCGCCAGGTCACCGTGCCCGAGGGCACGCTCCTGATCCGTGCGGCCGAGCAGCTCGGCATCGAGATCCCGCGCTTCTGCGACCACGCGCTGCTCGCCCCTGCGGGCGCATGCCGGCAGTGCCTGGTCAACATCAGCGATGCTGGCAACGGCCGCGGCTTCCCCAAGCCGCAGGCGTCGTGCACCATCCCGGTCGCCGACGGCATGGTCGTCGAGACGGTCGACCCGGTCTCGACCAAGGCGCGGGCCGGCGTCATGGAGTTCCTGCTGATCAACCACCCGCTCGACTGCCCGGTGTGCGACAAGGGCGGCGAGTGCCCGCTGCAGAACCAGGCGATGTCCGCGGGCGGCGTCGAGTCCCGCTTCGCCGTCAGCGGAGGGGTGAAGCGGACCTACCCGAAGCCGATCCCGCTCTCGCCCAACATCCTGCTCGACCGGGAGCGGTGCGTGCTCTGCCAGCGTTGCACCCGCTTCGCCGAGGAGATCCCCGGCGATCCCGGCATCGCGCTGGTCGAGCGCGGCGCACGACAGCAGATCGGCATCGCCGACGGTGTCCCGTTCTCGTCGTACTTCTCCGGAAACGTCATCCAGATCTGCCCGGTCGGAGCACTGACGTCGACGGAGTACCGCTTCCGGGGCCGTCCCTTCGACCTCGTCTCGATCCACGGTGTCGGCGAGCACGACGCGTGCGGTGCGGCGATCCGGACGGACGTACGTCGCGGCAAGGTGCTGCGTCGCCAAGCCGACGAGGACACGTTAGTCAACGAGGAGTGGATCTCCGACAAGGACCGCTTCGCCTTCCGCTACCTCGACGACCGGATCACGACTCCGCTGGTCCGCGACGCCCACACCGGTGAGCTGCGCGAGGCTGCGTGGACCGAGGCGTTCGCCCTTGCGGCGCAGGGTCTTTCCGGTCGTACGGCAGGCCTCCTGCCCGGCGGGCGGCTGACCCTCGAAGACGCCCGGGCCTGGGCCGACTTCGCCCGCACGCTCGGCGCCGACGTCGACTTCCGCTCGCGTCCTGTCTCCGACGAGGAGACGTCCTTCCTGCGCGAGCACGTCGTCGGCCGCGGCCTCGAGGTGACCTACAACGACCTCACGACGGCTCCTGTCGTCGTACTCGCCGGCCTGGAGCCCGAGGACGAGGCCGGCACCATCTTCCTCTGGCTCCGCAAGGCCGTGACCCTCGGTCACACCAAGGTGATCACGATCGCGCCGTTCACCTCGCCCGGATCGGCGAAGCTCCAGGCCGAGCTCATCCGCACCAAGCCGGGGGACGAGGCCGCAGCCCTTGCAGCGCTGGAGATTCCAGACGGAGCGATCGTGCTCGCCGGCGAGCGCCTGGCGCAGTCGCCTGGCGCGCTCACTGCTCTCACTGCTCTCACCCAAACGGCGCGCTGGGCGTGGGTGCCCCGCCGAGCAGGCGACCGAGGAGCGGTGGAGGCCGGACTGCTCCCGGCCGACGGTGGCCGCAACACCGACGCAATCCTCGCCGCCGCAGCCAGTGGCGAAATCGAGGCCCTCATCGTCGGGGGAGTCCAGCTCCGCGACCTCGCCGATCCTGCCGTGGCAAGGGCCTCGATCGAGAAGGCGGGCTTTGTGATCAGCCTCGAGCAGCGCCTCTCGGAGGTCTCAGAGTTGGCCGACGTGGTCTTCCCTGTTGCTCCAGTGACGGAGAAGAGCGGCACGTTCCTCAACTGGGAGGGCCGCGCGCGAAGCTTCGACGCAGCGTTGAACACCCACGCCCTGTCAGATGCCAGAGTCCTAGACGGGATCGCCCACGAGTTGGGTGTCGGGAGCGAGGATCCCGCCCGCCCCCGGGTTGGCACGTCTGCAGGGCCGGCGTCCGCCGGCGCTGCAGACGTGGGCAGGCATGGATTTCCGGGGGCGGGCGGCGTCCTCGCGGACGAGGTCCAAGCCCGCGGGAGATTCCACCTCGCCACGTGGAAGTTGATGCTCGACAACGGCATCATGCAGCGCGGCGACAAGGACCTTGCAGCGACGGCACGTTCTGCTGTCGCACGGCTGAGCGCCGCATCGGCGGCACGGCTCGGCGCCAGCGTGACGATCACGGGTGACCGAGGAGCGATCACGCTGCCTGCCGAGGTCGCCGACCTGGACGACGACGTGGTCTGGGTGCCGGCCAATTCGTTCGGCAACGGCGTCCTGGCAGATCTGGCCAGCCCCGGCAGCACCGTGGAGGTCACGGCATGA
- the nuoE gene encoding NADH-quinone oxidoreductase subunit NuoE, whose protein sequence is MSGANEVRTIEATTYDELRAITERYPSPRSGLLPMLHLVQSVEGCVTPAGIEACAEVLGITPAEVTAVATFYSMYKHEPVGDYLVGVCTNTLCAVMGGDAIWERLSAMPPDERITLERVECNAACDYAPVVMVNWEFVDNQTPASAEQLVDDLRAGVPRSSTRGPQLCTWKQAERVLAGFPDGLVDAGPAAGPASLAGLEVTE, encoded by the coding sequence GAACTGCGCGCGATCACCGAGCGTTACCCCAGTCCGCGCAGCGGTCTGCTGCCGATGCTCCACCTCGTGCAGTCGGTCGAGGGCTGCGTGACGCCGGCCGGGATCGAGGCGTGCGCCGAGGTCCTCGGCATCACGCCGGCGGAGGTGACCGCCGTGGCGACCTTCTACTCGATGTACAAGCATGAGCCGGTCGGCGACTACCTCGTCGGTGTCTGCACCAACACGCTCTGCGCGGTCATGGGTGGCGACGCGATCTGGGAGCGGCTCAGCGCCATGCCTCCTGACGAGCGGATCACCTTGGAGCGCGTCGAGTGCAATGCTGCGTGCGACTACGCGCCGGTGGTCATGGTCAACTGGGAGTTCGTCGACAACCAGACGCCGGCCTCCGCCGAGCAGTTGGTGGACGATCTCCGCGCCGGGGTCCCGCGCTCGTCGACCCGCGGGCCGCAGCTCTGCACCTGGAAGCAGGCTGAGCGGGTGCTCGCCGGCTTCCCGGACGGGCTCGTCGATGCCGGTCCTGCTGCCGGGCCGGCCTCCCTGGCGGGCCTCGAGGTGACGGAATGA
- a CDS encoding NADH-quinone oxidoreductase subunit J encodes MSDAAFWILAPVMVVAALGILVVRKPVHAALLLAVVMISLAVQYAALDAPFLFAVQIVVYTGAILMLFLFVLMLVGADAVDTVKETIKGQRLSAIVVSVALGATLITAVTQGVASLDTGLADANQGGNINAIADLIFSRYVLAFEVTSALLITAAIGAMVLAHQERLTPRRTQAELAAQRVKDWKERGLHLGPAAAPGTLATSNSVETPALLPDGSHLETGKPLKEVRS; translated from the coding sequence ATGAGCGACGCAGCCTTCTGGATCCTCGCCCCCGTCATGGTCGTGGCAGCGCTCGGCATCCTCGTCGTCCGCAAGCCGGTCCACGCCGCTCTCCTCCTGGCGGTGGTGATGATCAGCCTCGCGGTGCAGTACGCCGCCCTCGATGCGCCGTTCCTCTTCGCCGTCCAGATCGTCGTCTACACCGGTGCGATCCTGATGCTCTTCCTCTTCGTCCTCATGCTCGTCGGTGCGGACGCCGTCGACACGGTGAAGGAGACGATCAAGGGTCAGCGGCTGTCGGCGATCGTGGTCTCCGTCGCCCTCGGCGCCACGCTGATCACTGCTGTCACCCAAGGTGTCGCCAGCCTCGACACCGGTCTCGCGGATGCCAACCAGGGCGGCAACATCAACGCGATCGCCGACCTGATCTTCTCCCGCTACGTGCTCGCCTTCGAGGTCACGAGTGCCCTGCTGATCACTGCCGCCATCGGCGCGATGGTCCTCGCCCATCAGGAGCGACTGACCCCACGACGTACGCAGGCGGAGCTGGCCGCCCAGCGGGTCAAGGACTGGAAGGAGCGCGGCCTCCACCTCGGGCCGGCCGCCGCACCCGGGACGCTCGCGACCAGCAACTCCGTCGAGACGCCCGCGCTGCTCCCGGACGGCTCCCACCTGGAGACGGGCAAGCCCCTGAAGGAGGTGCGCTCATGA